From one Alosa alosa isolate M-15738 ecotype Scorff River chromosome 5, AALO_Geno_1.1, whole genome shotgun sequence genomic stretch:
- the LOC125294836 gene encoding protein-lysine 6-oxidase-like, translated as MRVLSVNVFPTSYSQFCFICCILQTILAQSNPGLKPAQSRALTPRLHWANNGRVFSLFSRGSQYVPSGLRGRETDPQSSVVVISDKNDTSEPLSTSSNHAQNQESRSFPRRPLVRTQGFFRESTHSGSILRQGHGDLNAPGDTERPTVSPSMRNVGGEEVMVADDPYDPYKSLTNPYYNYYDAYYRPRARTGRERVSERSNSVQHGLPDLVPDPYYVQISTYVQRSAMYNLRCAAEENCLASSAASARDYDTRVLLRFPGRVKNQGTADFRPSRPRYAWEWHSCHSHFHSMDQFCHYELLDAQTQVRVGEGHKASFCLEDTSCDPGYYRRYACTSHTQGLSPGCYDTYNADIDCQWIDITDVRPGKYILKITVNPGYQVPESDFNNNVVRCDIQYTGNYAQATGCHVSQY; from the exons ATGCGGGTGTTATCCGTAAACGTTTTTCCTACTTCTTACTCACAATTCTGCTTCATCTGCTGTATTTTACAAACTATTCTTGCACAGTCGAACCCCGGGCTAAAACCTGCACAGTCTCGTGCGTTAACACCGCGTCTCCATTGGGCAAACAACGGACGCGTCTTCAGCTTGTTTAGTCGAGGTTCTCAGTATGTCCCATCGGGCTTGAGGGGGCGCGAAACTGATCCCCAGAGCTCTGTTGTAGTAATCAGTGACAAGAATGATACATCTGAGCCGCTGAGTACATCCTCCAACCATGCGCAAAACCAAGAGTCTAGAAGTTTTCCAAGACGGCCACTGGTCAGGACGCAGGGCTTTTTCAGAGAGTCGACGCACTCCGGATCAATCCTGAGACAGGGGCATGGGGACCTCAACGCGCCCGGTGACACAGAGCGTCCTACGGTCTCTCCATCAATGCGCAATGTTGGAGGTGAAGAGGTAATGGTCGCTGATGACCCATATGATCCATACAAGTCCCTCACTAATCCCTATTACAACTACTACGACGCTTATTATCGGCCAAGAGCTAGgaccgggagagagagagtgagtgaacgCTCAAACTCTGTCCAGCACG GTCTCCCGGACCTAGTGCCTGATCCTTATTACGTCCAGATATCGACTTATGTGCAGAGATCTGCCATGTATAACCTTCGATGTGCCGCCGAGGAAAACTGCCTTGCCAG CTCAGCTGCATCAGCAAGAGATTATGATACGCGAGTGCTCTTGCGCTTCCCAGGGCGTGTGAAGAACCAAGGTACTGCAGACTTCCGGCCGAGTCGTCCACGCTATGCCTGGGAGTGGCACAGCTGTCATAG TCACTTCCACAGCATGGATCAGTTCTGCCACTACGAACTGCTGGATGCCCAAACCCAAGTCCGCGTGGGTGAGGGTCATAAGGCCAGTTTCTGCCTGGAGGACACCTCCTGTGACCCGGGCTACTACCGCCGCTACGCCTGCACCTCTCACACCCAG GGACTGAGCCCTGGCTGCTATGACACCTACAATGCAGACATTGACTGCCAGTGGATCGATATCACTGATGTCAGACCAGGGAAATACATTTTGAAG ATCACTGTGAATCCTGGTTACCAAGTTCCGGAATCTGACTTTAATAATAATGTTGTGCGCTGTGATATTCAGTACACGGGGAACTACGCTCAAGCAACAGGCTGTCATGTATCTCA ATACTAA
- the LOC125294986 gene encoding synphilin-1, translated as MDVPEYLDLDEIDFSDDVAYSAKSIPELCRRSEGQSEERQAPAINWSRGVPHNGAGVKPTGIADVYSKFRPVKRVSPLKHQPEVPDSEADGKGLTQNGERSKDEGNVSKVGQVAGGAPSASEPQGVKPRMGVNAGALLGELEHYDLDMDEILDVPYIKSSQQMATLPRVGSDRRGLGGAGGSGTSERSHGLSRTSTLPHSDSAAAGPQLCVLSPVKWPDMRKSKSLEPDFLRSPTGAFQPVCPSAATALHCSSTPDGGTLAVSRPFPDMQALKAGSDASGSQSMLFPLQGGTTGRQEAGKAWGGSRGFGECDDEAKKSQNIINIVREGQISLLPHLAADNLELIRDEEGSNLLHVSASHGHADCLQHLTSLMGEDCLTERNLEQLTPAGLAVRNGHLECVRWMVSETEAIAELSCTRDHPSLIHYAARYGQERILLWLLQFMQEQGISLDELDQQGNSAVHVAAQHGHLGCIQTLVEYGSNVTVQNQQGERPSQSAERQGHTTCSRYLVVVETCMSLASQVVKLTKQLHEQTTARVALQNQLQLLLQPAEADGPHGSQPLSPSHLIPLADSWPEMTLTAEVSGGDGQWVLRQRGAESETMLRKLLSAEQPGGAGEGGAQRRLGVAERRELKLARLKQLMQRSLSESDSDAYPPEDAKHAPGTAPRPERPNQLPVVTGDELPPPPAAPAGLYTLTKKHHHPQLAQGSTTERKLSFALRTSRSVDGPDPSPTSDPSEADAEANTDAAGQKVTTSPKSALKSPSSRRKTAQNLKLRVTFDEPVVHKEAPEGERSQAGGDKAAAASSSSSGRSSESGETWKRPFGTFRSIMETLSGNQNSNNNNGQSSTGSPQGPTGRKTDSKTGASGLPKGRSKPSAV; from the exons ATGGACGTCCCAGAGTACCTGGATCTGGACGAGATTGACTTCAGTGATGACGTAGCT TACTCAGCCAAGAGCATTCCAGAGCTGTGCAGAAGGAGCGAAGGACAGAGTGAGGAAAGACAAG CTCCAGCCATCAATTGGAGTCGAGGTGTACCACACAATGGGGCTGGCGTCAAACCAACAGGTATCGCCGACGTCTACAGCAAGTTCCGGCCGGTCAAGCGAGTGTCGCCACTCAAACACCAGCCTGAGGTGCCGGACAGTGAGGCGGACGGCAAGGGTTTGACGCAGAATGGCGAGCGGAGCAAAGACGAGGGAAATGTGTCCAAAGTGGGCCAGGTGGCTGGGGGGGCGCCATCTGCCAGCGAGCCCCAGGGTGTGAAGCCCCGCATGGGCGTGAACGCAGGGGCCCTGCTGGGAGAGCTGGAGCATTATGACCTGGATATGGATGAGATCCTGGACGTGCCCTACATCAAGTCCAGCCAGCAGATGGCGACTCTGCCCAGGGTGGGCTCTGATCGCAGAGGGCTGGGGGGCGCGGGGGGCAGCGGCACTAGCGAGCGGAGCCACGGCCTGAGCCGCACCTCCACCCTGCCCCACAGCGACAGCGCCGCCGCCGGGCCTCAGCTCTGCGTCCTCTCCCCCGTCAAGTGGCCCGATATGCGCAAATCCAAATCCCTGGAGCCCGACTTCCTGCGCTCGCCCACGGGCGCCTTCCAGCCCGTGTGCCCCTCCGCTGCCACGGCGCTGCACTGCTCCTCCACACCTGATGGGGGCACTCTGGCAGTAAGCAGGCCATTTCCCGACATGCAGGCCCTAAAGGCAGGCTCAGATGCATCAGGGAGCCAGTCCATGCTGTTCCCCCTGCAAGGTGGCACCACGGGTAGGCAGGAAGCCGGGAAGGCCTGGGGGGGCTCCAGGGGCTTTGGAGAATGTGACGACGAGGCCAAGAAGAGCCAGAACATCATCAACATTGTCCGCGAGGGACAAATCTCACTGCTG CCTCACCTTGCAGCGGACAACCTGGAGCTGATCCGAGACGAGGAGGGCAGTAACCTGCTGCACGTGTCCGCCTCGCACGGCCACGCCGACTGCCTGCAGCATCTCACCTCCCTGATGGGGGAGGACTGCCTGACGGAGCGCAACCTCGAGCAGCTGACCCCGGCTGGCCTGGCCGTGCGG aatgggCACCTGGAGTGTGTGCGCTGGATGGTGAGTGAGACGGAGGCTatagctgagctgagctgcacACGGGACCACCCCAGCCTTATCCACTACGCAGCCCGCTATGGACAG GAGCGCATCCTGCTGTGGCTGCTGCAGTTCATGCAGGAGCAGGGCATCTCCCTGGACGAGCTGGACCAGCAGGGCAACAGCGCCGTGCACGTGGCAGCCCAGCACGGACACCTGGGCTGCATCCAG ACCCTGGTGGAGTATGGCTCTAATGTAACAGTGCAGAATCAGCAGGGCGAGCGGCCTTCCCAGAGTGCCGAGCGGCAGGGCCACACCACCTGTTCCCGCTACCTCGTTGTCGTGGAGACGTGCATGTCGTTAGCCTCTCAGGTGGTGAAGCTCaccaagcagctccatga GCAAACGACAGCCAGAGTGGCCTTACAGAACCAGCTGCAGCTCCTCCTGCAGCCAGCAGAGGCAGACGGACCTCACGGATCTCAGCCCCTCTCTCCGAg TCACCTGATCCCCCTGGCGGACTCCTGGCCTGAGATGACCCTGACAGCGGAGGTGTCCGGGGGAGATGGCCAGTGGGTGCTGAGGCAGCGCGGGGCCGAGTCCGAGACCATGCTGCGCAAGCTCCTCAGCGCCGAGCAGCCGGGGGGCGCTGGCGAGGGTGGGGCCCAGAGGCGCCTGGGGGTGGCAGAGCGCCGGGAGCTGAAGCTGGCGCGGCTCAAGCAGCTGATGCAGCGCTCCCTCAGCGAGTCCGACTCGGACGCGTACCCGCCCGAGGACGCCAAGCATGCCCCTGGGACGGCCCCCAGGCCAGAGCGGCCCAATCAGCTGCCCGTTGTCACGGGCGATGAGCTGCCGCCGCCCCCCGCCGCCCCTGCTGGGTTATACACGCTGACGAAGAAGCACCATCATCCTCAACTCGCTCAGGGCTCCACCACCGAGCGCAAGCTCTCCTTCGCGCTCAGGACTTCGCGATCAGTGGACGGGCCTGACCCCTCGCCCACGTCTGATCCCAGCGAGGCCGACGCCGAGGCAAACACAGATGCGGCCGGTCAAAAGGTCACCACCAGTCCCAAGAGCGCGCTCAAGTCCCCCTCGTCCCGCCGCAAGACTGCCCAAAACTTGAAGCTGCGCGTCACCTTCGACGAGCCAGTCGTCCACAAGGAGGCGCCCGAGGGCGAGAGGAGTCAAGCCGGAGGGGACAAGGCCGCCgccgccagcagcagcagcagcggtcgCAGCTCGGAGTCTGGAGAGACGTGGAAGAGGCCGTTTGGTACGTTCCGCTCCATCATGGAGACGCTGAGCGGTAACcagaacagcaacaacaacaatggcCAGTCCAGCACTGGCTCGCCACAGGGGCCGACAGGCAGGAAAACAGACAGCAAAACCGGGGCCTCGGGGCTGCCCAAGGGCCGCAGCAAGCCCAGCGCAGTATAA